A single window of Botrytis cinerea B05.10 chromosome 15, complete sequence DNA harbors:
- the Bcayt1 gene encoding Bcayt1 codes for MNSAAPGKRQDVCLDILGQQPSNRMYTQVCLCFPVADDSSYSAIIVKLTSGLDRLSTSFPWIAGKVINEGSCKDNTGVYKIHTLEQTDLLVLKDLRDESSIPTMDTLRRSNFPFGMLDENIFAPCKGHPGDQSASDPAPVFILQANLINGGIILTFVSQHQTMDMVGQGQIMYLLSKACHNKPFTEEEVLSGNLPRHNLIPLLDCSSKQGPVATCQAVKSIPSQPICNANDIQFPHPPPSPECTWAYFTFPTTSLAALKSLAKEAITGPDHISTDDALSAFIWQSVIRARLPRLGPTIKSTFGRSVDVRSRMNIPVTYPGLMSNTTYTTYTAQELVAEPLGVVASRLRSDLNPATSSLIYDTRALATFLNSNPDKNLVSNTAPLELSTDIIFSSWAKIGIYDLDFNLGLGKPEAVRRPRFNTVQSLMFLMPKTLDGEIAAAICLRDDDLNRLQEDNEFRKYGVYIG; via the coding sequence ATGAATAGTGCAGCGCCTGGCAAAAGGCAAGATGTCTGTCTGGATATTTTGGGACAACAGCCATCTAATAGGATGTATACACAGGTCTGCCTTTGCTTTCCGGTAGCCGATGATTCCTCATATTCAGCAATCATCGTCAAGTTGACCAGTGGCCTGGATCGACTATCAACTAGCTTTCCATGGATTGCAGGCAAGGTCATCAACGAAGGCTCATGCAAAGACAATACAGGTGTCTATAAAATCCATACATTGGAGCAGACTGATCTTCTTGTCTTGAAAGATCTCAGAGATGAATCCTCGATTCCGACCATGGATACCCTCAGGCGATCCAACTTCCCTTTTGGTATGCTTGACGAAAACATCTTTGCACCTTGCAAAGGTCACCCAGGTGATCAATCAGCATCAGATCCCGCGCCAGTCTTCATCCTCCAAGCCAACCTCATAAATGGCGGCATCATTCTCACATTCGTTAGCCAGCACCAGACAATGGACATGGTTGGTCAAGGGCAGATCATGTATCTCTTGTCAAAGGCCTGCCACAACAAACCATTCACAGAGGAAGAAGTGTTATCCGGTAACCTTCCTCGCCATAATCTTATCCCTTTACTCGATTGCTCTTCCAAACAAGGCCCTGTGGCTACTTGTCAAGCTGtgaaatccattccatctcaaCCCATCTGCAATGCTAACGATATTCAATTCCCACACCCACCTCCATCTCCTGAATGCACCTGGGCCTACTTCACTTTCCCCACTACTTCTCTTGCTGCTTTAAAATCACTTGCCAAAGAGGCTATCACCGGTCCAGATCACATTTCCACCGACGACGCCCTTAGCGCCTTTATCTGGCAATCCGTCATCCGTGCCCGCCTTCCTCGCTTGGGTCCCACGATAAAATCAACATTCGGGCGGTCCGTCGACGTACGCAGTCGTATGAATATTCCAGTAACGTACCCGGGACTCATGAGTAATACGACGTATACTACGTACACTGCCCAGGAGCTAGTTGCGGAGCCGTTGGGCGTTGTCGCATCACGGCTTCGTTCGGATTTGAATCCTGCAACATCAAGTCTGATCTATGATACCCGTGCCCTTGCCACGTTTCTCAACAGCAACCCAGACAAAAATCTTGTCTCTAATACAGCACCGCTTGAACTTTCAACGGATATTATATTCAGCTCGTGGGCGAAGATAGGCATTTATGATCTTGATTTTAATCTTGGATTGGGCAAACCTGAAGCTGTGCGGAGACCGCGTTTCAACACGGTTCAGagtttgatgtttttgatgcCTAAGACTCTGGACGGCGAGATTGCGGCTGCTATATGCTTGAGAGATGACGATCTGAATAGATTACAGGAGGACAATGAGTTTAGAAAGTATGGTGTATATATTGGGTAA